In one window of Spartinivicinus marinus DNA:
- a CDS encoding phage major tail tube protein — MHANNVTYATLFIDGVSQAGRVQSITLPKLTVKTEEFRGGGMDGVTHLDMGMEAMELSFTIDDCNINVLKEFGFQQGKQVPFNIKGVLRNPGQGDQGIDAVCRGLVSEIDFGEWKQAELSSLTTTVKLDYYKLTINNKLIYEIDVVNHVRKIEGTDHMQSVREFLGL, encoded by the coding sequence GTGCACGCCAATAATGTCACTTATGCCACCCTGTTTATTGATGGGGTAAGCCAGGCAGGACGAGTGCAGTCTATTACACTACCCAAACTCACGGTTAAAACCGAAGAGTTTAGAGGTGGTGGCATGGATGGCGTGACCCACCTGGATATGGGGATGGAAGCCATGGAGCTGAGCTTTACCATTGATGACTGTAATATCAATGTACTGAAAGAGTTTGGTTTCCAGCAAGGTAAGCAAGTGCCGTTTAATATCAAAGGCGTATTGCGCAACCCTGGTCAGGGCGATCAAGGAATTGATGCGGTTTGCCGTGGTCTAGTCAGTGAAATAGATTTTGGTGAATGGAAACAAGCCGAGCTATCCAGCTTAACGACCACGGTCAAACTGGATTACTACAAACTCACCATCAATAACAAACTCATTTACGAGATCGATGTGGTTAACCATGTGCGCAAAATAGAAGGCACTGATCACATGCAAAGCGTCCGTGAATTTTTAGGCTTATAA
- a CDS encoding phage tail assembly protein — protein sequence MSELITLNYPIERNGEVINEVTLRRPKAKDLKNMEKRGGGEITQSIHMVADLTSLDIATVEELDGEDFQLISKKVEGFLGLTGDQ from the coding sequence ATGAGCGAATTAATTACCTTAAACTATCCTATAGAACGTAATGGTGAAGTCATTAACGAAGTCACTTTACGTCGCCCTAAAGCCAAAGATTTAAAAAATATGGAAAAACGGGGTGGTGGGGAAATTACCCAAAGTATTCATATGGTGGCTGATTTAACCAGCTTGGATATTGCTACTGTAGAAGAATTAGATGGAGAAGACTTTCAGTTAATCAGTAAAAAGGTGGAAGGTTTTTTAGGCTTGACTGGCGATCAGTAA
- a CDS encoding phage tail sheath C-terminal domain-containing protein — protein sequence MPEEFLHGVEVVEIDSGPRPIRTVKSSVIGLVGTAPEADEKVFPYDTPVLMAGSLKKAEKLGKQGTLPAALQGIFNQIGAMVVVIRVNDKPPAAPETTDNENTALSAIIGQEGEPNTGIYALLDAKSTVHVEPRILIAPEFSHIKAAADALIIGAERLGGVAIIDGPNTTGEEAVNYRKTFGKRYAYLVDPWVKVWNSDANEGKGGIVIEPPSSRVAGLMAKIDNDNGFWHSPSNKLMNGVLGTARPIDFKLGDKNCRANYLNSHDVTTIIQENGYRLWGNRTCSSDPKWTFINVVRTAAIIYDSLQRAHMWAVDRNITKNYIADVTEGVNNYLRRLKNIGAILGGTCWADPDLNTPDALADGKVYFNFDFTPPTPAEHITFNATLTDDYFKEVLSARQ from the coding sequence ATGCCTGAAGAATTTCTCCATGGCGTCGAGGTCGTTGAAATTGACAGTGGCCCACGCCCGATCCGTACCGTCAAAAGCAGTGTCATTGGTTTAGTGGGGACAGCACCCGAAGCTGACGAGAAAGTGTTTCCCTATGATACGCCGGTGTTAATGGCCGGCAGTTTAAAAAAAGCGGAAAAGCTGGGTAAGCAAGGCACACTGCCAGCTGCATTACAAGGTATTTTTAACCAGATTGGGGCAATGGTCGTTGTCATTCGGGTTAACGATAAACCGCCTGCAGCTCCTGAAACAACAGATAATGAAAATACTGCACTGAGTGCCATTATTGGTCAGGAAGGCGAGCCTAATACCGGTATTTATGCACTGCTTGATGCGAAAAGTACCGTACATGTTGAACCACGTATTTTAATTGCACCAGAGTTTTCACATATCAAAGCCGCAGCTGATGCCTTGATCATAGGCGCTGAGCGATTAGGTGGAGTGGCTATCATTGATGGTCCAAATACAACCGGTGAAGAGGCCGTTAACTACCGTAAAACATTTGGTAAACGTTATGCCTACCTAGTCGATCCTTGGGTTAAAGTCTGGAATAGCGATGCAAATGAAGGTAAAGGCGGCATTGTCATTGAACCACCTTCATCCAGAGTCGCGGGACTCATGGCTAAAATTGATAACGACAACGGGTTTTGGCATTCACCCTCGAATAAATTAATGAACGGCGTGCTAGGTACCGCAAGACCGATTGATTTTAAACTGGGTGATAAAAACTGCCGAGCCAATTACTTAAATAGCCATGATGTCACTACCATTATTCAAGAAAATGGTTATAGGCTCTGGGGCAACCGTACCTGTAGTAGTGATCCTAAATGGACATTTATTAACGTGGTACGTACAGCCGCAATTATTTATGACTCACTGCAGCGCGCTCACATGTGGGCCGTTGACAGAAATATCACTAAAAACTACATCGCTGATGTAACAGAAGGTGTGAATAATTATCTGCGCCGATTAAAAAATATCGGTGCTATTTTAGGCGGCACTTGCTGGGCTGATCCAGACTTAAATACCCCAGACGCCTTAGCGGATGGCAAGGTGTATTTTAACTTTGATTTTACCCCGCCCACCCCAGCTGAACATATCACCTTTAATGCCACGTTAACCGACGATTATTTTAAGGAGGTACTCAGTGCACGCCAATAA